From a single Miscanthus floridulus cultivar M001 chromosome 8, ASM1932011v1, whole genome shotgun sequence genomic region:
- the LOC136473502 gene encoding auxin-induced in root cultures protein 12-like — protein MASATVHRLVVLLLVLALPAAMSACTSEVFPSGKTYVTCQDLVQLGAALHWTYYDDASGPSLSLAFVAVPAAPGGWVAWGINPTGGNGMVGTQALLAFVAGGASSSASTPTVRTYNITSYYAVGAASTPIAFPADGLAADVGSGGRIRLYATLQLGKGMEVVNQVWQVGSSVTRGAPNVHAMAPENLAAMGELVLTVGAAASPPAHAGGPSSDRSSSWPPSGRQIPRAAGTHRVSPTAHVVLALLGFWAMVG, from the coding sequence ATGGCTTCGGCGACGGTGCACCGGCTCGTGGTGCTCCTGCTCGTTCTGGCCTTGCCGGCCGCCATGTCCGCGTGCACCAGTGAGGTCTTCCCATCAGGGAAGACCTACGTGACGTGCCAGGACCTCGTACAGCTCGGCGCGGCGCTGCACTGGACCTACTACGACGACGCGTCCGGGCCGTCGCTGTCGCTGGCGTTCGTGGCCGTGCCGGCAGCGCCCGGCGGGTGGGTGGCCTGGGGCATCAACCCCACTGGCGGCAACGGCATGGTGGGCACGCAGGCGCTGCTGGCGTTCGTCGCTGGCGGCGCCTCCTCGTCCGCGTCCACGCCCACCGTCAGAACCTACAACATCACCAGCTACTACGCGGTCGGCGCCGCCTCGACGCCCATCGCGTTCCCCGCCGACGGCCTCGCCGCCGACGTGGGCAGCGGCGGGAGGATCCGGCTGTACGCCACGCTGCAGCTGGGCAAGGGGATGGAGGTGGTGAACCAGGTGTGGCAGGTCGGGTCCTCCGTCACCAGAGGAGCGCCCAATGTGCACGCCATGGCCCCCGAAAACCTGGCTGCCATGGGCGAGCTCGTCCTCACTGTCGGGGCTGCCGCAAGCCCTCCAGCTCACGCCGGCGGCCCGTCCAGCGACAGGTCGTCTTCTTGGCCGCCGTCAGGCAGGCAGATCCCACGGGCGGCAGGCACGCACAGGGTCTCCCCGACGGCACACGTTGTACTGGCATTGCTGGGTTTCTGGGCGATGGTAGGATAG